Proteins co-encoded in one Bombus pyrosoma isolate SC7728 linkage group LG4, ASM1482585v1, whole genome shotgun sequence genomic window:
- the LOC122566736 gene encoding uncharacterized protein LOC122566736 yields the protein MNTILNEGNGNNDLVEMLLESIFPECEDENHFENNYEINDIELSDNLKQESIKDRISVLQNECQTKDDFTECSIENCYDMLEYNKQIISSLMDLKSNIILALTKCQKKLAAIECNLKQNIAKDTKISICNAGMPYFKDKNYFFASNNEDETLKESYKELQLKNLPKISAWTKKERDVLLDAVKEEIEREREYNDRRKKFSSTDILQTVNQLQQKEFDWFKISSNYFEDVHSPFDCRIMWNVFLHPDINRKHWTKSEITKLRRIVKKYEHQNWDKIAEELNTNRSAYQCLIRYNTRKTLPKVHCIWKNEEDKRLLKLVEIFQIGDFIPWGNVTSWMQNRTKQQVYFRWSYSLSPYLTKGRFTKTEDDILKDAVTKYGTNFRKISAALMPNRSTIQLHDRYQTLTINQIESWTSWTFEEDRKLLHLFQCIGPNWSVIAKQFSCKTRTQLRHRYTALQKYIKRGVSIVELHKYQLHNGVQHSENENKEQKKKEFCKNIFKPNNSITNEDHDNNITNIDQELIDYFHKKYKAEQLIHKWELHNVEKLECKTISLYNILQALNAKLCISNDIIDKKLNNRDQQLLHSLREYIKLKSDKKKYFQIVEEYESRMFKRNESEQDSCFSPPRPFDSQIKLRKLKKCIDYDIDRSNKFVFELPTDFNTSELIIPYIGGDEQELQFQKFARSFQVNNSKCCESAFEARNCSTFLTKLLLQRRCRTNNSNDRNNSTGKTLKKLESIVRFDIDTAASHENDDVNYKSQHMEFQSKCLSNGTTEIIQNHDTPMMYASYATLISFKNLTYLKRLNEKYSILDRYFIPSNELQEAFNLLETRLEQLFKYPLGLSNISLPQVYVEDTFLFEDIPPKKRRLKY from the coding sequence ATGAACACGATACTGAATGAAGGTAATGGAAATAATGATCTAGTCGAAATGTTGTTAGAAAGTATATTTCCCGAATGTGAAGATGAAAATCATTTTGagaataattacgaaataaatgatatcGAATTAAGCGATAACTTAAAACAAGAATCTATTAAAGATCGAATAAGTGTACTACAAAATGAATGTCAAACCAAAGATGACTTTACGGAATGTAGTATCGAAAATTGCTATGATATGTTAGAGTATAACAAACAGATAATCTCTTCTTTAATGGATTTAAAAAGCAACATAATCCTTGCTCTTACAAAATGTCAAAAAAAATTAGCAGCAatagaatgtaatttaaaacaaaatatagctAAAGATACAAAGATTTCAATTTGCAACGCTGGTATGCCTTATTTTaaggataaaaattatttttttgctTCCAATAACGAAGATGAAACATTGAAGGAAAGCTATAAAGAATTACAGCTCAAAAATCTTCCCAAAATTTCTGCATggactaaaaaggaaagagatgTGCTTTTAGATGcggtaaaagaagaaattgaaagagaaagagaatacaACGAcaggagaaagaaattttcatctacagatattttacaaacagTCAATCAATTACaacaaaaagaatttgatTGGTTTAAAATATCATCTAATTATTTTGAAGATGTCCATTCTCCGTTTGATTGTCGTATCATGTGGAATGTTTTTCTTCACCCTGACATCAACAGGAAGCATTGGACGAAGTCAGAAATTACTAAACTCAGGAGAATAGTAAAAAAGTATGAACATCAAAACTGGGACAAAATTGCCGaagaattaaatacaaatcgTAGTGCGTATCAATGTCTTATCAGatataatacaagaaaaaCATTACCTAAGGTCCATTGCAtttggaaaaatgaagaagataaaagacTTTTGAAACtagtagaaatatttcaaattggTGACTTTATTCCTTGGGGCAATGTAACTAGTTGGATGCAAAACAGAACTAAGCAGCAAGTTTATTTTCGATGGTCATACAGCTTATCACCATATTTAACTAAAGGCAGATTTACTAAAACTGAAGACGATATCTTGAAAGATGCTGTTACTAAATATGGTACTAACTTTCGTAAAATATCAGCTGCATTAATGCCTAATAGATCTACCATTCAACTTCATGATCGTTATCAAACGTTAACCATTAACCAAATTGAAAGTTGGACTTCGTGGACGTTTGAAGAAGATAGAAAGTTACTTCATCTTTTTCAGTGCATTGGTCCAAATTGGTCTGTAATAGCTAAACAATTTTCATGCAAAACCAGGACTCAATTAAGACATAGATACACAGCTTTGCAAAAATACATTAAGAGAGGTGTTTCCATAGTTGAACtgcataaatatcaattacaCAATGGAGTACAACATtcagaaaatgaaaacaaggaacaaaagaagaaagaattctgtaaaaatatcttcaaacCTAATAATAGTATTACCAATGAAGAtcatgataataatattacgaatataGATCAAGAATTAATTGactattttcataaaaaatataaagcagAACAATTGATACATAAGTGGGAACTTCATAATGTGGAAAAGTTGGAATGTAAAACAATAagcttatataatattttacaagcaTTGAATGCCAAACTCTGTATATCCAACGacattattgataaaaaattaaacaatagaGATCAACAGCTTTTGCATTCATTAAgggaatatataaaactaaaaagcGATAAGAAAAAGTACTTTCAAATTGTAGAGGAGTATGAATCACGCATGTTTAAACGCAATGAGTCTGAACAAGATTCTTGTTTTTCACCTCCACGTCCTTTTGATTCGCAAATAAAATTgaggaaattaaagaaatgtatCGATTATGATATAGATAGAagcaataaatttgtattcgaACTACCTACAGACTTTAATACATCAGAGCTTATAATTCCATACATCGGTGGTGATGAACaagaattacaatttcaaaaatttgctCGTTCCTttcaagttaataattcaaaatgcTGTGAATCAGCCTTTGAAGCTCGAAACTGTTCcacatttttaacaaaattactaTTACAACGTCGATGTCGTACCAATAATAGCAACGATAGAAACAATTCAACTGgcaaaacattaaaaaaattggaatCAATCGTTCGTTTCGACATTGACACCGCTGCATCTCATGAAAATGACGATGTCAATTACAAATCTCAGCATATGGAATTTCAAAGCAAATGTCTATCTAACGGTACCacagaaattattcaaaaccATGACACACCTATGATGTATGCTAGTTATGCAACTTTGATAAGTTTTAAAAACTTGACATATTTGAAACgattaaatgaaaagtatAGTATTCttgatagatattttataccgTCAAACGAATTACAAGAagcatttaatttattagaaacacgtttagaacaattatttaagtacCCATTAGGTCTTTCAAATATCTCATTGCCACAAGTTTACGTAGAGGATACATTTTTGTTCGAAGATATTCCACCGAAAAAGAGACGTCTCAAATATTAG
- the LOC122566738 gene encoding lipase maturation factor 2-like: MVQVRYTRNLFLRGICIIYLFAFLSFYIQIPGLYGDNGILPARTQLDLKSRSPLFHKLRQKPTLLWFAPYLGLNIEYMLDVLSLVGVALSFAGFVSQRFCIALVFALLWSLYYSLYQIGQTFMWFQWDVLLLEAGFLCIFVAPFCYSQRGKLSTPSDAVTFWTVRWLLFRLMFSSGVVKLTSGCPVWWKLNALNVHFESQCIPTHLAWYAHHLPTWFLRFTTVIVNIIELVIPFLFFFPNRKVRIIAFYTQVFLQIHIIATGNYNFFNFLTICLCISLLDDQFFYKKKSKNGTYNIIESFSTILCIVVYGGIFYATYIYYNLRISDNWTIQSDIAFTQKQFDYVLSRTIPVSISIGIISLAFTVVNALVTSLLAIKGIQNKILATFVTSLYTAAVCFIFAISIVPYATLHHSYNSTIPVQLKQIQGKVEHLHLVNSYGLFRRMTGVGGRLEVIIEGSNDIDGPWKEYEFLYKPGNVNNSLPFVAPHQPRLDWQMWFAALGTYHQNPWLMSLAYRLLSGQPEVLALMNNIKNPFAEKPPRYIKASLYRYHYTPWSQSWNKQAWWTREKIGEYFPIFSHDHPPLLEYLSKMKIIQDKPTFKITNDSLKLFFDSIRSLVYKIEASLLLWGVFTAGCTIIMTSYNNSMSKKK, translated from the exons ATGGTTCAAGTACGATATacacgtaatttatttttacgaggaatttgcattatatatctttttgcttttcttagtttttatatacaaataccGG GATTATATGGAGATAATGGCATCCTACCGGCTAGAACTCAGCTGGATCTTAAAAGTCGTTCAcctttatttcataaattaagaCAGAAACCAACATTACTGTGGTTTGCTCCTTATCTTGggttaaatatagaatacatGTTAGATGTATTATCACTTGTGGGTGTTGCTCTTTCCTTCGCAGG ATTTGTATCACAAAGATTTTGTATTGCATTGGTATTTGCACTACTTTggtcattatattattctttgtaTCAAATTGGTCAAACATTTATGTGGTTTCAATG GGATGTACTTTTATTGGAAGcaggatttttatgtatatttgtagCACCATTCTGCTATTCTCAACGTGGAAAGCTAAGTACACCAAGCGATGCTGTAACCTTTTGGACTGTGCGTTGGCTACTTTTCCGTTTAATGTTTTCCAGTGGAGTAGTGAAACTTACTTCTGGTTGTCCTGTGTGGTGGAAATTAAAtg CTTTGAATGTACATTTTGAGTCACAGTGTATACCTACTCATTTAGCATGGTACGCACATCATTTGCCAACATGGTTTTTACGTTTTACTACTGTGATTGTCAATATTATTGAACTTGTCATTccatttttgttcttctttccaAACAGAAAAGTCAGaataattgcattttatacacag GTATTTCTTCAGATACACATTATAGCAACAGGAaactacaattttttcaactttttaacCATCTGTTTATGTATCTCTTTACTTGatgatcaatttttttataaaaaaaaatctaaaaatggTACTTATAATATCATAGAATCTTTTTCTACAATATTGTGTATTGTAGTTTATGGAGGAATTTTTTAtgcaacatatatatattacaatctTAGAATATCTGATAATTGGACAATCCAAAGCGACATTG CATTTACGCAGAAACAATTTGATTACGTTTTATCACGAACAATCCCGGTTTCTATCTCCATCGGCATAATATCCCTCGCATTTACAGTTGTAAATGCATTAGTTACGTCTTTATTAGCCATTAAAggaatacaaaataaaattttggcAACGTTCGTTACGAGTCTTTATACAGCAGCAGTTTGTTTTATCTTCGCTATAAGTATT GTACCATATGCCACCTTACATCACAGTTATAATTCAACGATACCAGTGCAACTAAAACAGATACAAGGGAAAGTTGAACATCTTCATCTTGTAAATAGTTATGGATTATTTAGACGTATGACCGGAGTAGGAGGTAGACTAGAAGTAATCATCGAAGGAAGCAATGACATTGACGGGCCATGGAAagaatacgaatttttatataaaccaggaaatgttaataattcattacCGTTTGTTG CTCCTCATCAACCACGGCTCGATTGGCAAATGTGGTTTGCTGCGTTAGGTACTTATCATCAAAATCCATGGTTAATGTCATTAGCGTATCGCCTTTTGAGCGGTCAACCAGAAGTGTTGGCTCTAATGAATAACATAAAAAACCCATTTGCTGAAAAACCACCTAGATATATTAAAGCTAGTCTTTATCGTTATCATTACACCCCATGGAGTCAATC gtGGAATAAACAAGCTTGGTGGACAAGAGAAAAAATCGgggaatattttccaatatttagTCACGATCACCCACCGCTTCtcgaatatttatcaaaaatgaaaattattcaagatAAGCCGACTTTCAAAATAACAAACGATTCGTTAAAACTATTCTTCGATAGCATTAGGTCTCTGGTTTACAAAATCGAAGCTAGCCTTCTCTTATGGGGAGTTTTTACAGCAGGTTGTACAATCATCATGACTAGTTACAATAATTCAATGTCAAAGAAAAAGTAA
- the LOC122566741 gene encoding pyruvate kinase-like yields the protein MLCTNDIAPATKWIKSCRRMPWMINLEDQYITDDQVKAAYQNTRLEHNIQLDINSSPKLARLTRIMVTLGMANSHPDAVVNMMMAGANIVRLNMSHETEKWHAITVQSVREAGNRMYELTTEVYPLGVAMNLQGPEIRTGVFRGDEKSIGYAKLEEGKMVKLVTNDIAKRGGCATCFWISYIELPRVCRVGDRILIDRGAALLQVTCIHEEAVTCKIIKGGIVRDNKLVQLLDSVVSLPQISEKDTEHTKLASMLECDFLIMNHTRNEKMLYGIKSRLKKMGVTKICVMAKISTQQGFENFDEILHSADAILLDRNNIEIDVGNEKLFLVEKIIIAKCVRIGKPIILGFQVYNNEQLNIDMNLIAHAVLNGVDAIFLKTGAMNMKDTTKLLRDVDIVCREAESARWQKEIFDELSYKVPIPLDPLHAIIVGAVETSIKSNAAAIVVTTTTGRSAVLLSMYRPRCLILAVTRYGVVARWLQLYYGIHSLHYRTEPLSDWGKDMQTRIQTGIDSLRRKGYIRVGDAIVIVSGWRQGAGFTNCVRIVYVSPGHMDNQIADFEPCW from the exons ATGTTATGTACCAATGACATTGCACCAGCAACTAAATGGATAAAATCATGCCGCCGAATGCCATGG ATGATAAATCTTGAAGATCAGTACATAACAGATGATCAAGTAAAAGCAGCATATCAAAATACACGTCTTGAACACAACATACAACTTGATATCAATTCCAGCCCTAAACTAGCAAGGCTCACACGAATTATGGTTACCCTAG gcATGGCAAATTCTCATCCTGACGCCGTCGTTAATATGATGATGGCTGGTGCGAACATAGTTCGTTTGAATATGTCTCATGAAACAGAGAAATGGCATGCAATCACTGTACAATCTGTTAGAGAAGCAGGAAATAGAATGTATGAATTGACGACGGAGGTTTACCCCTTGGGAGTTGCAATGAATCTGCAGGGCCCCGAAATAAGAACGGGTGTATTCCGTGGTGATGAGAAGAGTATA ggATACGCTAAATTAGAGGAAggtaaaatggtaaaattgGTAACGAACGATATCGCAAAACGTGGAGGGTGTGCTACATGTTTTTGGATTTCTTACATTGAATTACCTCGCGTATGTCGGGTAGGAGACAGGATATTGATTGATCGAGGCGCTGCTCTATTACAAGTCACCTGTATCC ATGAAGAAGCCGtaacttgtaaaataattaaaggtgGTATAGTAAGGGATAACAAATTGGTGCAATTACTGGACAGTGTAGTTTCATTACCACAAATTTCGGAAAAAGACACTGAACATACGAAATTGGCTTCAATGTTAGAATGTGATTTCCTTATAATGAATCATACACGTAACGAGAAAATGTTGTACGGTATTAAAAGTCGCTTGAAGAAAATGG GCGTTACTAAAATTTGCGTTATGGCAAAGATCTCAACTCAGCAAGgattcgaaaatttcgatgaaattttacattcagCTGATGCTATTCTTCTCGATAGAAACAATATTGAAATAGACGTAGGGAatgaaaaactatttttagtcgaaaaaataattattgcgaAATGTGTCAGG ATAGGAAAACCAATTATATTAGGGTTTCAAGTATATAACAACGagcaattaaatattgatatgaATCTAATTGCGCATGCTGTTTTAAATGGAGTCGATgcaatttttttgaaaactgGTGCTATGAATATGAAAGATACTACTAAATTATTAAGAGATGTTGATATAGTATGCAGAGAAGCTGAAAGCGCTCGGTGGcaaaaggaaattttcgaTGAATTAAGCTACAAG GTGCCAATACCTTTAGATCCTTTACACGCTATCATAGTTGGAGCAGTTGAGACATCGATAAAATCAAATGCAGCAGCAATTGTCGTTACTACAACAACAGGACGCAGCGCTGTTTTATTATCAATGTATCGTCCTAGATGTCTAATTCTTGCAGTTACTCGTTATGGAGTAGTTGCTAGATGGCTACAGCTGTATTATGGTATCCATTCTCTTCATTACAGAA CGGAGCCCTTGTCTGATTGGGGTAAAGACATGCAAACTCGAATACAGACTGGTATCGACTCTCTCCGAAGAAAAGGGTACATTAGAGTTGGCGATGCGATCGTAATTGTTAGTGGATGGCGTCAAGGAGCAGGCTTTACAAACTGCGTACGTATAGTTTATGTGTCACCTGGACACATGGATAATCAAATAGCGGATTTCGAGCCTTGCTGGTGA
- the LOC122566739 gene encoding pyruvate kinase-like isoform X2, producing MAGKPNTQVLYAQSHLDHMCALDIDSHASFVRLSGIICTIGPASRSVETLEKMIETGMNIARLNFSHGSHEYHAETISNVRKAQKNLSGRSGINVPVAIALDTKGPEIRTGLLEGGGSAEVELLKDQTFKLSTDKAYMEKGNANLVYVDYENISKVLKVGSRVYVDDGLISLIVTAVNPDVIVTTVENGGMLGSRKGVNLPGSPVDLPAVSEKDKSDLQFGVEQDVDMIFASFIRDAKALAEIRAILGEKGKNIKIISKIENQQGMTNLDEIIDASDGIMVARGDLGIEIPPEKVFLAQKCMISRCNKVGKPVICATQMLESMVKKPRATRAETSDVANAILDGADCVMLSGETAKGDYPLECVRTMANICKEAEAVIWQTQIFQDLSHKALPPIDATHAIGIAAVEVSVKCAASAIIVITTTGRSAHIVAKYRPRCPIIAVTRFHQVARQAHLYRGILPLYYEEAPLADWVKDVDVRVQCGLKFGKGRGFIKSGDSVVIVTGLKQGPGFTNTLRIVTVE from the exons ATGGCTGGAAAGCCGAACACGCAAGTTTTGTATGCTCAAAGCCATTTAGATCATATGTGTGCCTTGGACATCGACAGCCATGCATCGTTCGTCCGTCTTTCGGGAATTATTTGCACGATCGGACCGGCTTCAAGATCCGTCGAAACTCTCGAAAAGATGATTGAAACGGGCATGAATATCgctcgattaaatttttctcatGGCTCTCATGAATACCACGCTGAGACTATTAGCAACGTACGAAAAGCACAGAAGAACTTATCCGGTCGATCAGGCATTAACGTTCCTGTAGCGATTGCTCTCGATACAAAAGGTCCTGAAATCCGTACTGGACTTTTGGAAGGC GGTGGATCTGCTGAAGTCGAATTACTTAAGGACCAAACGTTTAAGTTATCTACCGATAAGGCATACATGGAGAAAGGCAATGCAAATCTTGTTTACGTAGATTACGAGAATATTTCTAAAGTATTAAAAGTTGGAAGTCGCGTTTACGTTGACGATGGTTTGATTTCCCTCATAGTTACTGCAGTCA atcCTGATGTGATTGTAACTACTGTTGAAAATGGTGGAATGTTAGGTTCTCGCAAAGGTGTCAATCTACCTGGATCACCAGTAGATTTGCCAGCTGTTTCTGAAAAAGATAAATCTGATTTGCAATTTGGTGTTGAACAAGACGTTGATATGATCTTTGCGTCATTTATAAGAGATGCTAAAGCTTTAGCGGAAATTCGCGCAATTCTTGgtgaaaagggaaagaatattaaaataatatcgaaaattgaaaatcagcAAGGAATGACAAATCTTGATGAAATTATCGACGCTTCTGATGGTATTATGGTAGCGCGTGGTGATCTTGGTATTGAAATACCACCAGAAAAAGTATTCTTAGCGCAGAAATGTATGATCAGTAGATGTAATAAAGTTGGGAAACCAGTAATTTGTGCTACTCAAATGCTTGAGTCTATGGTGAAGAAACCGCGTGCAACTAGAGCTGAAACATCGGATGTAGCTAATGCTATACTTGATGGTGCAGATTGTGTCATGTTATcag GTGAAACTGCCAAAGGAGATTACCCATTGGAGTGTGTGCGCACAATGGCTAACATCTGTAAAGAAGCAGAGGCTGTAATTTGGCAGACACAAATTTTCCAAGATCTTTCTCACAAAGCATTACCACCAATTGATGCTACTCATGCTATCGGAATCGCTGCTGTAGAAGTATCCGTAAAATGTGCAGCTAGTGCTATTATAGTAATCACAACTACCGGCCGTTCAGCGCACATAGTTGCAAAATACAGACCACGTTGTCCAATTATAGCAGTAACTAGATTCCATCAAGTTGCACGACAAGCACATCTTTATCGTGGCATTTTGCCCCTTTATTATGAAG AAGCGCCATTAGCTGACTGGGTGAAAGACGTTGATGTACGCGTCCAGTGTGGTTTGAAATTCGGCAAAGGCCGTGGTTTCATTAAATCTGGAGATTCAGTTGTAATAGTTACTGGATTGAAGCAAGGCCCAGGATTTACGAATACACTTCGTATTGT gACGGTTGAATAA
- the LOC122566739 gene encoding pyruvate kinase-like isoform X1: MVWVTIYDKMAGKPNTQVLYAQSHLDHMCALDIDSHASFVRLSGIICTIGPASRSVETLEKMIETGMNIARLNFSHGSHEYHAETISNVRKAQKNLSGRSGINVPVAIALDTKGPEIRTGLLEGGGSAEVELLKDQTFKLSTDKAYMEKGNANLVYVDYENISKVLKVGSRVYVDDGLISLIVTAVNPDVIVTTVENGGMLGSRKGVNLPGSPVDLPAVSEKDKSDLQFGVEQDVDMIFASFIRDAKALAEIRAILGEKGKNIKIISKIENQQGMTNLDEIIDASDGIMVARGDLGIEIPPEKVFLAQKCMISRCNKVGKPVICATQMLESMVKKPRATRAETSDVANAILDGADCVMLSGETAKGDYPLECVRTMANICKEAEAVIWQTQIFQDLSHKALPPIDATHAIGIAAVEVSVKCAASAIIVITTTGRSAHIVAKYRPRCPIIAVTRFHQVARQAHLYRGILPLYYEEAPLADWVKDVDVRVQCGLKFGKGRGFIKSGDSVVIVTGLKQGPGFTNTLRIVTVE, translated from the exons ATGGTCTGGGTTACCATCTACGATAAG ATGGCTGGAAAGCCGAACACGCAAGTTTTGTATGCTCAAAGCCATTTAGATCATATGTGTGCCTTGGACATCGACAGCCATGCATCGTTCGTCCGTCTTTCGGGAATTATTTGCACGATCGGACCGGCTTCAAGATCCGTCGAAACTCTCGAAAAGATGATTGAAACGGGCATGAATATCgctcgattaaatttttctcatGGCTCTCATGAATACCACGCTGAGACTATTAGCAACGTACGAAAAGCACAGAAGAACTTATCCGGTCGATCAGGCATTAACGTTCCTGTAGCGATTGCTCTCGATACAAAAGGTCCTGAAATCCGTACTGGACTTTTGGAAGGC GGTGGATCTGCTGAAGTCGAATTACTTAAGGACCAAACGTTTAAGTTATCTACCGATAAGGCATACATGGAGAAAGGCAATGCAAATCTTGTTTACGTAGATTACGAGAATATTTCTAAAGTATTAAAAGTTGGAAGTCGCGTTTACGTTGACGATGGTTTGATTTCCCTCATAGTTACTGCAGTCA atcCTGATGTGATTGTAACTACTGTTGAAAATGGTGGAATGTTAGGTTCTCGCAAAGGTGTCAATCTACCTGGATCACCAGTAGATTTGCCAGCTGTTTCTGAAAAAGATAAATCTGATTTGCAATTTGGTGTTGAACAAGACGTTGATATGATCTTTGCGTCATTTATAAGAGATGCTAAAGCTTTAGCGGAAATTCGCGCAATTCTTGgtgaaaagggaaagaatattaaaataatatcgaaaattgaaaatcagcAAGGAATGACAAATCTTGATGAAATTATCGACGCTTCTGATGGTATTATGGTAGCGCGTGGTGATCTTGGTATTGAAATACCACCAGAAAAAGTATTCTTAGCGCAGAAATGTATGATCAGTAGATGTAATAAAGTTGGGAAACCAGTAATTTGTGCTACTCAAATGCTTGAGTCTATGGTGAAGAAACCGCGTGCAACTAGAGCTGAAACATCGGATGTAGCTAATGCTATACTTGATGGTGCAGATTGTGTCATGTTATcag GTGAAACTGCCAAAGGAGATTACCCATTGGAGTGTGTGCGCACAATGGCTAACATCTGTAAAGAAGCAGAGGCTGTAATTTGGCAGACACAAATTTTCCAAGATCTTTCTCACAAAGCATTACCACCAATTGATGCTACTCATGCTATCGGAATCGCTGCTGTAGAAGTATCCGTAAAATGTGCAGCTAGTGCTATTATAGTAATCACAACTACCGGCCGTTCAGCGCACATAGTTGCAAAATACAGACCACGTTGTCCAATTATAGCAGTAACTAGATTCCATCAAGTTGCACGACAAGCACATCTTTATCGTGGCATTTTGCCCCTTTATTATGAAG AAGCGCCATTAGCTGACTGGGTGAAAGACGTTGATGTACGCGTCCAGTGTGGTTTGAAATTCGGCAAAGGCCGTGGTTTCATTAAATCTGGAGATTCAGTTGTAATAGTTACTGGATTGAAGCAAGGCCCAGGATTTACGAATACACTTCGTATTGT gACGGTTGAATAA